The following proteins are co-located in the Pararge aegeria chromosome 3, ilParAegt1.1, whole genome shotgun sequence genome:
- the LOC120637065 gene encoding protein artichoke, with amino-acid sequence MDFSKEYTLLWLLLLIFPSLSKQQATCPSPESILPCICTHRQEDAQIWCTHSDLMQVVKGIQKIGELIRKPIDEIIIENNYLPSLPGKLFQSVKILRLMLRHNGLERVSAAWLESQETNLLEIFIVENDLKSIPSESLLKLQNLQALTIQSQNLKRIAPLMNMPKLRYIHIQSESLNSIQEHTFQNLPSLEKLFIRGSLTLQTLKENAFFNLPKLRKLDITHCGINIIHMRALSLLPELNELSLSNNRISDASMVGRATRDLPALSVLNLNHNIISKLNEGAFVDQPMLETLFLSNNKINIIHHGAFHRVPKLRVVDLNYNEIIRIHPESFLQQSGSGVEELSLIGNKIMHISEFRALLDALPRLRYLDMSSNLLREIPRGALRGHPSLERLHLNKNSIKLIDADAFVAMPALRELHLKNNSLNDMNQGPFWNLPSLKGLDLSQNYFRRLQPKLLYNLPALRRFDMSKNQLTIIDPITFMETPLLEHINISGNSLVSVHPATFRNLPSLYELDASSNRLIEFVPGLPRGLEQLYLQRNQITNLPTSPSPDIDLPSLRSLDISNNGIQKLPYSGMKTLHNLRRLYMRRNGLRQIEVTTFSDLERLEILDISDNQIISVHPKSFSKLGNLKEVNLRGNNIESFEFITIENNGALSAIDFSKNKLKSISPNLVTRGLDVEVLNISSNNLHELPNTLNMLSKLKVLDASHNYIKHFDGNIINKVQTLAEIKMHSNKIVELGTGSFKDLKNLETIDLENNQLEIIHPMAIASLPRLTSIYLSRNHIIDLPDRTFSNLPKLRIIEMQGNRIQFISMRAFDNIPLVQYLNLSNNQLSNLENLGIKQLISLEVLDLSLNKITKITKESFQYMEWLVELNLDNNHICHITNQPFDFMPRLKVLSLRHNKLTSVQENNFAKLRNNIAIFDIDDNPLVCNCAIIWLKAWLSESSSLGPKCADGTYVKGMPFSKTDCINTPIHVPNMKSCVTFENEALLPNLATSQVFSSLDKIKDYETRIKNNYQENNLSNRPLPEESDYFYDEYVDYPYNETILENMNDEANKTDKSNNHFGNIPKVSAPIKNATNTKTGIALKVPVPTSGFTFFGVPLPSIDMGKLLNTGRKIDWSDNRNNQQNTKKYQVTEPPKFETGGFSPMLPTTSHGFMPIVNPTISHSMVGNEVSLTKSNIEKVGQSVLAVDNSPPNRTIQNSTTHKKTKSEIHELEAYHGDDNSTHIAYNRTKNVEEQNSDPINIKKYNLMESNMTITQATEKEGIITTDTSNDMSLQGWLDTSSTTETPKPLIKKHIETQSSQKQPTALSAILLPTHEDLVKNHSRAATITKVNMPHAEHYDLHSNFAPVINREGKTRFSEGIDTDSTYTKTKRIDDHEWYYKNYNKTNLDPYVAPGIQTSCSCKIVSHYNAIVLLVTLYLVL; translated from the exons ATGGATTTCAGCAAGGAATATACATTATTATGGCTATTGTTACTTATATTCCCTTCTCTTTCGAAACAACAAGCAACATGTCCGTCACCAGAGTCCATACTCCCTTGCATATGCACACACCGGCAAGAAGATGCACAAATTtg GTGCACACACAGCGACTTGATGCAAGTGGTCAAAGGGATACAAAAAATCGGAGAACTCATAAGAAAACCAATAGatgaaattataattgaaaataattatttaccatCTTTACCAGGAAAGCTATTTCAAAGTGTGAAGATATTAAGACTAATGCTACGGCATAATGGTTTAGAACGTGTATCAGCAGCATGGTTGGAATCTCAAGAAACCAACCTACTAGAAATATTTATAGTGGAAAACGATCTGAAGAGCATTCCATCAGAAAGTCTTCTCAAGTTACAAAATTTACAAGCTCTCACAATACAGTCACAAAACTTGAAAAGAATAGCACCATTAATGAATATGCCAAAGCTGCGATACATACATATTCAATCGGAAAGTCTTAATAGTATACAAGAACATACTTTTCAGAATTTACCTAGTCTCGAGAAATTATTTATTCGCGGAAGTTTGACACTACAAACATTGAAAGAAAATGCTTTCTTTAATTTGCCCAAACTTAGAAAGCTAGATATTACGCACTGTGGAATAAACATTATTCACATGAGAGCATTATCTTTACTTCCCGAATTAAACGAATTATCTTTGAGCAATAATAGAATATCAGATGCCAGTATGGTTGGAAGGGCTACGAGGGACCTGCCAGCACTctctgttttaaatttaaatcataaCATAATAAGTAAACTTAATGAAGGAGCATTTGTTGATCAACCTATGTTAGAGACCCTGTTTTtatcaaataacaaaataaacataattcatCACGGAGCCTTTCACAGAGTACCAAAGTTAAGAGTGgtagatttaaattataacgaAATAATTAGAATACATCCTGAATCATTTTTGCAACAATCTGGCAGTGGTGTTGAAGAGTTATCACTTATTGGAAACAAAATTATGCACATATCGGAGTTTCGAGCCCTACTCGATGCTTTGCCTCGATTAAGATATTTGGATATGAGCAGCAATTTGTTGCGAGAAATTCCAAGAGGTGCACTAAGGGGGCATCCCAGTTTAGAGCGACTACATTTAAACAAGAATAGCATCAAACTAATAGATGCAGATGCATTTGTAGCGATGCCTGCTTTGAGAGAATTGCATTTAAAGAATAACTCCTTAAACGACATGAATCAGGGTCCATTTTGGAATTTACCTTCCTTAAAGGGTTTAGATTtatcacaaaattattttagacgCTTACAACCGAAGCTGTTATATAATCTACCTGCTTTAAGAAGATTTGATATGAGTAAAAATCAATTAACAATAATAGATCCAATTACTTTCATGGAAACTCCATTGCTAGAACATATTAACATATCTGGAAACTCTCTTGTATCTGTACATCCAGCAACTTTTAGAAATTTACCAAGTTTATACGAATTAGATGCCAGTTCCAATAGACTAATAGAATTCGTACCTGGATTACCAAGAGGCTTAGAACAACTATATTTACAAAGAAATCAAATTACAAATTTACCGACATCGCCTTCTCCAGATATAGATTTACCCTCTTTGAGATCTCTTGACATTTCAAACAATGGTATTCAAAAGTTACCTTACTCTGGCATGAAAACTCTACATAATTTACGAAGACTCTACATGAGACGAAATGGACTTAGGCAAATCGAAGTAACAACGTTTAGTGATTTAGAACGCTTAGAAATACTTGATATTAGCGACAACCAAATTATAAGCGTACACCCAAAAAGTTTCAGCAAACTTGGAAATCTTAAGGAAGTAAATTTACgaggaaataatattgaaagctttgaatttataacaattGAAAATAATGGTGCATTGTCTGCTATTGACTttagcaaaaataaactaaaaagtatTAGTCCTAATCTAGTGACTAGAGGGTTAGATGTGgaagtattaaatatatcatcTAACAATCTTCACGAACTGCCAAACACGTTGAACATGTTATCTAAATTAAAAGTGTTAGATGCAAGTCACAATTATATTAAGCATTTCGatggtaatattattaataaagtacaGACATTAGCTGAAATAAAAATGCACAGTAATAAAATAGTAGAGTTAGGTACGGGAAGtttcaaagatttaaaaaatttagagaCAATCGATTTAGAAAATAATCAATTAGAAATAATTCATCCAATGGCTATAGCAAGTCTTCCCAGGTTAACCTCAATATATTTAAGTAGAAATCATATCATTGATCTACCAGATCGAACATTTTCAAACCTTCCAAAGCTAAGAATCATTGAAATGCAAGGCAATAGAATACAGTTCATTTCGATGCGTGCATTTGACAATATACCACTAGTACAATACCTAAATCTAAGTAATAATCAGCTTtctaatttagaaaatttaggCATAAAACAACTTATTTCTTTGGAAGTGCTGGATTTGAGTTTgaacaaaataactaaaattaccAAAGAATCGTTTCAGTACATGGAATGGCTAGTGGAGCTAAATTTAGATAATAATCATATATGCCATATAACTAATCAGCCTTTTGACTTCATGCCAAGGTTGAAGGTTTTATCTTTGcgtcataataaattaacatctGTACAGGAAAATAACTTTGCGAAGTTAAGAAACAATATAGCCATTTTTGATATTGATG ATAATCCACTTGTTTGTAACTGTGCAATTATTTGGTTAAAAGCATGGTTGTCAGAATCTTCTTCCCTTGGCCCAAAATGTGCGGATGGAACATACGTGAAAGGTATGCCATTTTCCAAGACTGATTGCATAAACACGCCTATTCATGTTCCAAACATGAAATCTTGTGTCACATTTGAAAACGAAGCATTATTACCAAATTTAGCAACATCTCAAGTTTTTTCATCATtggataaaattaaagattacgAGAcccgtataaaaaataattatcaggaAAATAATTTAAGCAATCGACCATTACCAGAAGAATCTGATTACTTCTATGATGAATATGTGGACTATCCCTATAATGAAACAATACTAGAAAATATGAATGATGAAGCCAATAAGACTGATAAATCTAATAATCATTTTGGAAACATACCAAAAGTAAGTGCTCCAATAAAAAATGcaacaaatacaaaaactgGCATTGCTTTAAAAGTACCTGTACCAACTAGTGGTTTTACTTTTTTTGGGGTTCCTCTACCTTCAATCGATATGGGTAAGTTATTGAACACTGGCCGTAAAATAGATTGGTCAGATAACAGAAACAATCAACAAAATACCAAAAAGTATCAAGTCACTGAGCCTCCAAAATTTGAAACTGGTGGATTTTCACCAATGCTTCCAACTACATCACATGGCTTCATGCCAATAGTAAATCCAACGATTTCTCATTCAATGGTAGGAAATGAAGTTTCATTAACTAAAAGCAATATTGAAAAAGTTGGACAAAGTGTCTTAGCTGTAGATAATAGCCCTCCAAACAGAACAATTCAAAACAgcacaacacacaaaaaaacgAAGAGTGAAATACATGAACTTGAAGCATATCATGGTGATGACAACAGTACACACATAGCATACAATAGAACCAAAAATGTAGAAGAGCAGAATAGTGatccaataaatataaaaaaatataatcttatgGAATCTAACATGACTATCACTCAAGCAACAGAGAAAGAAGGAATCATAACAACAGATACAAGCAATGACATGTCTCTACAGGGATGGCTTGACACTAGTAGTACCACGGAGACACCAAAACCACTGATAAAAAAGCATATAGAAACTCAATCAAGCCAAAAACAGCCTACAGCACTTTCTGCCATCCTTTTACCAACTCATGAAGATTTAGTTAAAAACCACAGCAGAGCAGCAACAATTACAAAAGTTAATATGCCACATGCAGAGCATTATGATCTTCATAGCAATTTTGCACCAGTTATTAACCGGGAAGGTAAAACTAGATTTTCTGAAGGTATTGATACCGACAGTACATATACCAAGACAAAGAGAATAGATGATCATGAATGGTATTACAAAAACTATAACAAAACTAACCTAGATCCCTATGTTGCACCTGGTATCCAAACTTCTTGTAGTTGTAAAATTGTATCACATTATAATGCTATAGTACTGTTAGTAACATTATATTTAGTATTGTAA
- the LOC120637068 gene encoding inosine triphosphate pyrophosphatase, with amino-acid sequence MLKMGHKTLTFVTGNVKKLEEVRAILGHDFPFEVVNHKLDLPELQGEIDEVSIKKCQEAASNLRRPVFIEDTSLCFNALSGLPGPYIKWFLDKIKPEGLHKMLTGWEDKSAEAVCTFAYCSGFGDSSEVVLFQGITKGTIVSPRGSRDFGWDCIFQPEGYDKTYGELPKEEKNKISHRYKALDKLRNHFLKNEL; translated from the coding sequence atgtTAAAAATGGGTCACAAGACTCTCACATTCGTCACGGGAAATGTGAAAAAATTAGAAGAGGTAAGAGCTATATTGGGCCATGATTTCCCATTTGAAGTGGTAAATCATAAGTTAGATTTACCAGAGTTACAGGGTGAAATAGATGaggtttcaataaaaaaatgtcaagAAGCAGCCAGCAATTTAAGAAGGCCTGTATTTATTGAAGACACAAGTCTTTGTTTCAATGCGTTGAGTGGACTTCCCGGCCCATATATTAAATGGTTTTTGGACAAGATTAAACCTGAAGGCTTGCATAAGATGCTTACTGGGTGGGAGGATAAATCAGCAGAAGCAGTTTGTACCTTTGCATACTGTTCTGGTTTTGGTGATAGCTCAGAAGTGGTACTTTTCCAAGGTATCACTAAGGGCACAATTGTTTCTCCAAGGGGTAGCAGAGATTTTGGATGGGACTGCATTTTTCAACCTGAAGGCTATGATAAAACTTATGGTGAACTACCAAAAGaggagaaaaacaaaatatctcaTAGGTATAAAGCTTTAGATAAATTAAGGAatcatttcttaaaaaatgaactttaa